The sequence GCCCGACAGTACTCGGGCACCCTCGGCAAGGTCGGCAACTGCCAGATCGCGGTCAGCGTGCACGCCGCCACCGACGTCGCCTCGGCCCCGTTGGATTGGCGCCTGTTCCTGCCCGAGAGCTGGGACGATCGGTCCACCACCGATCCGGACGCGGTCGCCGCGATCACCGCCCGCCGGACGCGGTCGGCGATCCCCGACACCGAGCATCATCGCCGCAAGTGGGAAATGGCGATCGAGATGATCGACGAGATGCTCGAGTGGGGCAGGACCCCACCGACGGTGGTCGCGGACGCCGGCTACGGCGACGCCACCGCCTTCCGGCTCGCGCTGACCGAACGGGGTATCGGCTACGTCCTCGCCGTCAAGGGCGCCACCACTGCGCATCTCGGCGACGCGACCGTCGAGACGGTGCCCTACCGTGGCCGGGGACGCCCACCGACACCCCGCTACGGGCCGCCATCGACCTGCAAGGACCTCGTTCTGGCGGCCGGAACCTCGGCGCTGACCGAGGTGACCTGGCGCCGTGGCAGCAAGGCCGACCCCGGCAACCGGACCGCGGCGATGCGCTCGCGGTTCGCCGCCATGCGGGTCCGCCCGGCGAACCGTGACATCACCCGCGCCGAGGACGGCACCCTGCCGCAGGGGTGGTTGCTCGCCGAATGGCCCACCGGCGCCGACGAACCCACCGATTTCTGGCTCGCCACCCTGCCGGCGGACACGTCCCTCGAAGAACTCGTCCGCCTCGCCAAGATTCGCTGGCGTATCGAGCACGACTACCGGGAGCTGAAAACCGGTCTCGGGCTGGATCATTTCGAGGGCCGCTCCTGGCTGGGCTGGCATCACCACGTCACCCTGGTCACCGCCGCGCATCTGTTTCTGACCACCTTGCGGTTGACCGGCCCAAAAGTGAATGGGCAGGACTGACCCTGTACGGAATCGTGCGCGAACTCCAACGCGCACTTGCCCGTTGGATCGGTACCTGCCCACTTTGTCACCACACCTTCCCAACCTAACAAAGTCCTACTAGTGCTGAGTTCCTCAAAGACGATAGATAAAACGTCGGCGTAGTTTCCTGGTCGGCGGGGCGGGACGTCCCCAAATCCAGGGCCGGGCTCGCGCATTGAGCTGTGCGGTGGCCAGGGCCGTGACCGCCTCGATCTCGCCGGGGTCGGCGAAGGTCTGTCCCGCCAGCGCGGCCTTGCGGAAGATCCGCCACCACCCCTCCTGCAGATTCAGCCAGCACGCACCGACCGGGATGAACACCTGCCGGATCCGGGGATGGTTCTCGAGCCAGGCCCGGGTGGACACGCTGCGATGAGACGAGAGATTGTCGGTGACCACCACGATCTGTCCGTCGGGCTTGTCCTGCTCCACCACCTGCAGAAAACGCTGGTAGGCAACACTGTTACGACAGGATGCGGTCATCGTCAGCTCCCGGCCGTCCCTCGGCCGCAACGCCCCGTACACCCAGGTCTTCTCCGGGCCCCGCCCGTAGTCGAGGGCGGCCTTGATCCGGTGCCCGTCCGGGGACCAGCCCGGCGCCGGCGGGAAGCTCCGCGGGATCACCGGACCGAGCTCGTCGGCGCACAGGATCGTCGCGTCCGCCGGTGGTGCGGTGTAGAGCGCGACGATCCGTGTCCTTTTCCCGCAAAATCCGGATCGGTGGACCGGATCCAGGTACGGGTGCGCCGCCACCGCACCCCCTCGGCGAGCAGGATCCGCCGCACCTGGCTGCGGTGGACATCGATACCCTCGGCCCGGGCCGCGGCGGTCAACGCGTTCAGGGTCCATTCCGGCGGACCGGCCGCCTCGGCTGCCGCGAGCTGCCCGTCCGGTGCGCGGTCCGGACGACCAGGCGGAGTCTGCATGACCAGAGCCAGAATTCGGGAACGCTCATCCTCGGTGATCCGCCTCTTGCGGCCCTGTCCACCCCGGTCGGCCAGCCCGTCGAGCCCGCCGGCGTTGAACCGTTCGAGCCACCGGCGCACGGTCTGCTCGTGGCAGCCCAGCTGCTCGGCGATCGCCGGGACCCGCAGTCCGTCCCAGCTCAGCGCGATGATCCGGCCGCGCTGCACCCCGTCGGCGGGGGCGTGCCGGGCGCCGGCCAATCGGCGGACCGTCCGTTCCTCGTCGCTGCCCGCGGCCGGGCGTGCACGCAGGATCTTCGGCATCCGAATCGCCTCCGATCGACTCGCATCGATATACTCAACCTCAATCCACGCCTCCAAAGAGGAACTCAGCACTAGTGGTTCGTCAGGCAACCTTGGCCAGGTAATGCGGGTACTCGGTCCACGTCCGAATCGGTGAGTCCGGCGCGAAGTTGGTCTTCGGGTCGGCGTGGGCGTTTCGCCACCGCACGTAGGCCGCGATCGCGGCGTTCTGGTCGGCGTGACTGCGGTGATCGGTCCCGTTCAACGCGAAGTACCGCAGCGCAGCGAACTCGGACTCGGACTCGGACTCGATCCAGTTCAACCACGACCCGTACGTCGGCAGGAGTACCAACTCGACCTCGTGGGCGGTAGCCCACGTCTTGACGGTCGGGTGCCGGTGTGGGGAGAAGTTGTCGAGGACGACGTACAACTTCTCCCCTGGCCAGCGGGCGCGCAGTGTCTTGAGCAGATCGAGGAACTCGCCGGATCGCTTTCGCGGCCGGATTCGGTAATATATTCTGCCGGTGGCCAAGTCGAGTGCAGCGAGCATGTGCATCACGCCGTCGGAGCGGTGATACGTTCGCTTGTTGTCGGCGTGGGCGGGTGACCGGCCGCCAGCACTTGCCCTCGCGGGGCTGCAGGTTGAGCAGACCGAACTCGTCGACGCAGACCACCCGACCGTCGACCGGCGGCCGGTCGTACAGATCCAAGATCGCCTGCATCTTGATCAAGAAGTCGGGTCGGTCGACGCTTTCCAGGTGGTGGACGCCTGTCAGGTGACCTTGCCGTCCCGCAGTATCCGCCGCAGCGTCTCGCGGCTGATCGCCGGCACCACCTTCCTGGCGGTCAGATGCTCGGCGAGCTTGGTCAAACTCCAGGTGGAGAACGCGCTCACACCCCAGTCGGCGGGGGACGTCCGGGCGATCAAACAGATCCGCTCTCGGGTCTGTTCATCGATCGTCCTCGGTCGTCCCCCGCTCCATTTTGGGTTCAGTGCCTCGAATCCATGCTCGTTGAACGCGTGGATGACGCCGCGGACCTAGTGCCGCATCATGCAACGTTTGCCCTGTTGACTATGTCCCGTAGCCGCCTGTCCTCGGCATGCTTGTTGCGCCAGATGATGTAGCGGCGGATCATCGACGCCTGCTCCCGATGACTGCCGTGATCGGTGCCGTCGAGCGCGAAATACCGCAGCGCGGTGAACTGCGCCTCGATCCGGTTCAGCCACGAACTGTTCGTCGGGGTGTACGCGATCTCGACGTTGTTCGCCTGAGCCCACTCGGCGACCCGCCGGCACTTGCGCGTGGTCAGGTGGGGTGAGAAGTTGTCACACACGATCGCGATACGGACCTCGGCCGGATACAGGGTGCGCAGATACCGGCAGAACTCGAGGAACTTGGTGCAGTTCTTCGTCGTCTTGACGTGCCCGTACATCCGGTCCTTGCCCAGGTCGTACGCGGCGAACAGATGACGCACTCCGTGCGGGCGAGTGTAGGTCGCCCGTCGCCGGCGCCGGGGCCCTCGATCCGGATCCTTGTGCTTGCCTCCACGCTCGGCCCACTGCCGGCCCGGATGCGGCTGCAAGTTCAAGGGCCCGAACTCGTCGAGGCAGAAGATCGCCTGTGGCTCATCGGGATCGGGCACGACCTCACCATCAGCGATGGCATACAGGTGCTCGACCCGAGCCTTCTTCACCGCGTAGTCCGGGTCCTTGGACCGCTTCCAGGTTTTCACTTTTTGAAACGAGACACCCTCCTCTCGGAGCAGCACGCGTAGACCCTCGTGGCTGATGTCGTCGACCACCCCCTCGGCGACCAGGAACTCGGCGAGTTTGGTCAGGCTCCAGGTCGAGAACGGCAGATCGTGCTCGACGGGGGTCGACTTGGCGATCTTCTTAATCTCGCGGCGTTCGGGCAGCGTGAACGTCTTCGGCCGTCCACCGGCGTATTTCGGGTACAGCGAGTCGAATCCGTCGGCATTGAAGTTGTGGATCACGTCGCGGACCCGGTCGGCGCTGGTGAAACTGACCTCGGCGATCTTGGGTACCGGCATGCCTTGGGCGGAGAGCAGGATCATCTGGGCGCGACGCCAGGTCACCACCGATCCGGCGCCGCGGCGGATGATCCGCACCAGCCGTTTACCTTCGTTGTCGTCGAGTTCTCGCACTCGTACTCGTTCTGCCACCGGACCAGGTTGACCGATACCGAGGCCGACACACCGCAATCAGGCGGCGTGTCGGCTATAACGGGGCAAAGGTTCGCGGGTGCGGCACTAGATCCTGGGAGACGTAGCTGTACGAGCCGCGCACCGACCATTCCCGGGCGACCAGAGTGCCCAGGGCGAAATTGAAGTTGGCCTTCTCCGAGGAGACGCCGACCACAGTGCACAGTCCGCCCGGGCGGAGGCTGCGGATCGCCTGTTCGACAGTGTTGTTCGACCCTACGAACTCGAAGCTGAAGTCGACTCCGCCGTCGGTCTCGTTCACAATCCGTTTGCTCGGGGCGCCGTCTCGCGCATCGACCACGACATCGGCACCGAAGCCGGTGGCACGCGTGAGGGCGGCGTCGTAGGTGTCGACGCCGATCACCAGCGCACCGATCACCTGTTTCAGGATCATGGTGGCGTGCAGGCCCAGACCACCCAAGCCGAAGACGGCGACTGTGTCGCCCTGCTGGACGCCCGCTGCGCGAATGGCGTGGAACGGGCCCGCCACGGCATCCGCCATGATCGCTGCGGTCGCGAAATCAATCACCTGGGGAACTCTGTGGACGTTTCCGGCCGGCACGATGACGTAGTCGGCCGCGGCACCGGCGCCGACCACCCCGAGGACGGTGTTGTTCGGACACTGGTTGGTTCGTCCCACTCGGCATGCGGAGCAAACTCCGCACACCACGATCGGATTCACAAGCACCCGCTCGCCGGCAACGATGCCGGAGGTGCCGGGGCCGATCTTGTCCACGACACCCGCTGCTTCGTGTCCGAGGATGAGGGGCAGGTCCTGTGTGGAAATCTGACCATCGAGGATGTGCAGATCGGATCCACATATCCCACAGGCGCGCACCGCTACGCGCACTTCGTCAAGTCCCGGCTCCGGGACGGGCAGGTCGACCCGCTCGGGATCAGACCCGGCTTCGAGCAGCTGGATCGCCCGCATCACAACGTCGCCACTTCACGCTCGAGCCGTTCCGCGACATGTTGCCGAGCCGCTTCCCGTATGGCCGGAAGGTGACCGGAGCCGAACAACGGCTCACCGGGTGCGACGTCTCGAAGCAAGCTTTTCGCCAGCGTCCACTTGTGCACTTCGGTCGGGCCGTCTGCGACGGCCATGACCTGGGCGTCCACCATCATCGACGAGAACGGCATCTCGTTGGAGATGCCGAGGGCACCGTGCAAATGCATGGCCTGCTGGACGACGTCGTGATACACCTTGGGCATCGCGACTTTGACCGCCGCGATGTCTTTGCGGACCGCGCGGTAGTCGTCGTGCTGGTCGATCAGCCATGCGGTCCGCAGCAGCAGCAACCGGAACTGCTCGATGTCGATCCAGCTGTCGGCGATCTTCTCCTGTATGCCTGCATATCCGCGAGACGGCGCGCTTGAGCATGAGGTCGAACGCCTTGCGAACCTGCGCCACGGTGCGCATCCCGTGGTGGATGCGTCCACCACCGAGGCGGGTCTGGGCGATCGCGAAGGCTGCCCCTCCTCGCCGAGCAGGTGGTCCGCGGGGACGCGGACATCCCGGTACCGTAGATACGCGTGGCTCGAGTGCTCGGCGGACTCGGTGCCGATCCCCGCGTCCCGGATGATCTCGAGTCCGGCGGTCTCGGACGGCACGATAAACAACGACATGCGTTGGTGCCGGTCCGCGCCGTCGTTCGTCACCGTCATCACCAGGAAGAAGCTCGCGTGGCGCGCATTCGAGGAGAACCACTTCCCCCCGTTAATGACCCAGTCGTCTCCGTCACGCACCGCACGGGTGGTGAACAACGTGGGATCGGCACCCGCGAGCGGCTCGGTCATCGAATAGCACGACGAGATCAGGCCGTCGAGCAGAGGCTGCAGGTTGCGCTGCTTCTGGTCCTCGGTGCCGTACTTCGCAAGGATTTCCGCGTTGCCGGAGTCCGGCGCCTGGCACCCGAACACCGAGGGAGCTTTACGAGATCGGCCGAGGATCTCGTTGAGGAGCGCCAGCTTCACCTGTCCGTAGCCCTGACCTCCATGTTCGGGGGTGAGGTGACACGCCCACAACTTCTGTTCACGAACCTGCTCTTTGAGCGGTGCGATCAAGCGCATCGCCTTCGGATCGGTCTTGTCATACGGGATCCCCAAGGACGTGATCAAGCGGCTCCACCTCTGCACGGACGAAGGAGTCCGCCCAGTCGAGCTTGGCTTGGAAATCAGGTTCTGTCGAAAAGTCCCACATCAGCTCCACTCCAATTCAGGTGCATCAACCTTCGATGCAACTGTATCGAGTTACGGAGGTGTGCGCCAGATGCCTGGTCGGATTGTGGTCGTGACGGGTGGTAGCCGGGGCCTCGGAAAGGCGATGTGCCACCACTTCGCCGCGGAGGGTGATCACGTGGTCGTCGCCAGCAGGAAGCGCGAAGCGTGCGATAAACTTGCTGCAGCCCTGACCAAGGAGTACGGCGTCGACGCCGTGGGATTCGGATGCCACGTCGGGTCATGGGCGCAGTGTGACGAGTTGATCGACTTCGTCGAGGAACGGTTCGTTCGGATCGACGTGCTGATCAACAATGCT comes from Rhodococcus sp. B50 and encodes:
- a CDS encoding IS701 family transposase, whose product is MDPATLTAVGECLDAFVEEVFSSLTRKDQRATAGVYTRGLMLDGRRKSMQPMAERLGVDHQRLQQFVTTSPWDVVPVRKTLSRRTCDLIEPDAWVIDDTGFAKDGDRSPGVARQYSGTLGKVGNCQIAVSVHAATDVASAPLDWRLFLPESWDDRSTTDPDAVAAITARRTRSAIPDTEHHRRKWEMAIEMIDEMLEWGRTPPTVVADAGYGDATAFRLALTERGIGYVLAVKGATTAHLGDATVETVPYRGRGRPPTPRYGPPSTCKDLVLAAGTSALTEVTWRRGSKADPGNRTAAMRSRFAAMRVRPANRDITRAEDGTLPQGWLLAEWPTGADEPTDFWLATLPADTSLEELVRLAKIRWRIEHDYRELKTGLGLDHFEGRSWLGWHHHVTLVTAAHLFLTTLRLTGPKVNGQD
- a CDS encoding IS630 family transposase yields the protein MDPVHRSGFCGKRTRIVALYTAPPADATILCADELGPVIPRSFPPAPGWSPDGHRIKAALDYGRGPEKTWVYGALRPRDGRELTMTASCRNSVAYQRFLQVVEQDKPDGQIVVVTDNLSSHRSVSTRAWLENHPRIRQVFIPVGACWLNLQEGWWRIFRKAALAGQTFADPGEIEAVTALATAQLNARARPWIWGRPAPPTRKLRRRFIYRL
- a CDS encoding helix-turn-helix domain-containing protein, whose protein sequence is MPKILRARPAAGSDEERTVRRLAGARHAPADGVQRGRIIALSWDGLRVPAIAEQLGCHEQTVRRWLERFNAGGLDGLADRGGQGRKRRITEDERSRILALVMQTPPGRPDRAPDGQLAAAEAAGPPEWTLNALTAAARAEGIDVHRSQVRRILLAEGVRWRRTRTWIRSTDPDFAGKGHGSSRSTPHHRRTRRSCAPTSSVR
- a CDS encoding transposase; protein product: MCTTGRRSTVGWSASTSSVCSTCSPARASAGGRSPAHADNKRTYHRSDGVMHMLAALDLATGRIYYRIRPRKRSGEFLDLLKTLRARWPGEKLYVVLDNFSPHRHPTVKTWATAHEVELVLLPTYGSWLNWIESESESEFAALRYFALNGTDHRSHADQNAAIAAYVRWRNAHADPKTNFAPDSPIRTWTEYPHYLAKVA
- a CDS encoding helix-turn-helix domain-containing protein; this translates as MHAFNEHGFEALNPKWSGGRPRTIDEQTRERICLIARTSPADWGVSAFSTWSLTKLAEHLTARKVVPAISRETLRRILRDGKVT
- a CDS encoding IS630 family transposase, encoding MAERVRVRELDDNEGKRLVRIIRRGAGSVVTWRRAQMILLSAQGMPVPKIAEVSFTSADRVRDVIHNFNADGFDSLYPKYAGGRPKTFTLPERREIKKIAKSTPVEHDLPFSTWSLTKLAEFLVAEGVVDDISHEGLRVLLREEGVSFQKVKTWKRSKDPDYAVKKARVEHLYAIADGEVVPDPDEPQAIFCLDEFGPLNLQPHPGRQWAERGGKHKDPDRGPRRRRRATYTRPHGVRHLFAAYDLGKDRMYGHVKTTKNCTKFLEFCRYLRTLYPAEVRIAIVCDNFSPHLTTRKCRRVAEWAQANNVEIAYTPTNSSWLNRIEAQFTALRYFALDGTDHGSHREQASMIRRYIIWRNKHAEDRRLRDIVNRANVA
- a CDS encoding alcohol dehydrogenase catalytic domain-containing protein — translated: MRAIQLLEAGSDPERVDLPVPEPGLDEVRVAVRACGICGSDLHILDGQISTQDLPLILGHEAAGVVDKIGPGTSGIVAGERVLVNPIVVCGVCSACRVGRTNQCPNNTVLGVVGAGAAADYVIVPAGNVHRVPQVIDFATAAIMADAVAGPFHAIRAAGVQQGDTVAVFGLGGLGLHATMILKQVIGALVIGVDTYDAALTRATGFGADVVVDARDGAPSKRIVNETDGGVDFSFEFVGSNNTVEQAIRSLRPGGLCTVVGVSSEKANFNFALGTLVAREWSVRGSYSYVSQDLVPHPRTFAPL